In Leptospira perdikensis, the genomic window ATAAAAGCGATTCTATTTGATTACGATGATACTTTAGTCCAGACACGAAGAACTCGTCACCAGACAATTTATAAATTATCTGACGAGCTCTTTAAAACGAGAATCACTGAAAAAGAAATTGATGAAGCTTGGGGACTTCCCGCTGAAGAATTTTTATTAAAACTATTTGGACGATTTTCTTCGGATCTCCATTATCTTTGGGAAGTTTATTTAGAATTCTCGAAAAAAGATTTAAACATCCCTCATCCTCAGGCCTTTGATTTTATCAATAAATACCAAAACTCGTTCAAATTTGGAATCGTCACTTCCTCCAGTGGAAAAGTTGTCCTCCGTGAATTGGATGAACTCCAAATCAACAAAAGTTTATTTTTCCAAATTCAAACCTCTGACCAAACAAACGTTCACAAACCGAATCCAAAAGTTTTTGAGCCAATTTTTGGATTATTAAAAAATGAAAAAATCACTAAGGACGAAATAATTTATATTGGTGATTCGCCGGTTGATTACGAGTCAGCGAACAAATTTGGGTTTCATTTCCTTGGGATCGCACATGACAATAGACATGTTGATTATTTTCAAAGCGGTGAGATTCCATTCGTGAAGAGTTTTTTAGAATTAGAAAGTTATTTGATGAACAAAGAAGGATTTATATAACGAATGAGGTTTCTTAGGTCTGATTTGTTGATACAATCATCATAGAAATCACAGGAAAAAAGAAATTCGAATGAAAAAAGACTTTAATGATTATGTAAATTCATACAAAGAACAACTCCAATTAGGAGACATCCAAGAGGCATACGCAGGGCTTGTTAAATACGTAACAAAACTTGGCACAAATTTATCCAAAAATCTTTCTAAAACTTATTCCTTTGGAAGTCTTTTTCAGGGTTATATGGACTATACATATTTCTATTACGCGAACAAGTTCTTGAAAGATAGAAAATTAAAAATGGGTTTTGTTTTAAACCATCCGAAAATGCAATTTGAAGTTTGGCTTTTGGGTCAAACCATCCCCATTCAAGAAAGATATTGGGAGTATTTTAAAAATACAAAGTGGAACAAAAATAGAACTACCAAACCACAATATTCTATTCTTGAGACTATTCTCATTGAAAAACCCAATTTTAATGATTTGGAAAAACTTTCCGCACAAATTGAAAAGAGTATCGTTCAGGTGACTGCGGAAATTATCCAAGACATTAAAGTCAGTAAGCTGAAATAAAAAGTTAGCAGATCAATAACACCTACGATTAAGAAATCAGGTTTTTAGATCCCTCGTTTCAGACGTACGCCAAATATTTGTTCACTATCAGTTAGGTCCTTATATCACCTTGTTTTTTTGCGGTGTGTCAAACAAGGTGAGTGTCTGGCCATCAACAATCGTTTGTTAAATTGCCAGTCTATGAGTCCTTTAGTTATTTATTTAAATTTGAATTGTTAGATTCAAATCGTTTGATCCATTCAAAGAAGTCCGCCTGCCACAAAGTTGATGCACCAAGTTGGCAATGTTCTGCTCCGCCAAATTCTTCATCGTAAATAATCGTCTTAACACTTCTTGCATTTTTTAAGTTTTTTTGAAAGGTTTCAACTTGATTGAGAGGAATGAAATGGTCTTTTGCTCCAGCAAGTATTAAAACATCTTGCTTGATTTTATCGGCAACTCCCTCTAATGTAAATTTTCTAAAAGCATTTAAAGTTTCATTACTATCTTGCGTATTGAATGTCCAACGAGCATTTTTCATTCCCCATGAAAAAGTGGAAGAGAATCTTGCCTTCACGGAAGCTAAAAATTCAACTGTTTTATAAAATTCATGTTTTTGAAGCCAGATTGCAATTCCTGGAGTCGCATTTTCTGCAACAGCACCAAAATCATAACCGACATCATACGCTACCAATCCATCGAATCTTTCATCAAATGCTGCGGCACGTGGGCCTAGGTAACCGCCGAAACTCATTCCAACTAATACGATCTTATCATGTTTTTTATGATTTTTAAGGAAAGTATCCATCACTGCTTTGGTTGGTTTTTCCCATTCATGTGTAAATGGTAGATTTTGTTTTCGGATTACTTCACCTTGGCCAGGACCTTCATAAGTTAATACACTATAACCTCTTTCGTAAGCATTATGTGCTATAAAGAAATACAATTCTTCTAATACAGAGTCAAATCCTCCTACGAATACGATTAGTGGTTTATTTTCGCTACCTGCAGGTCCAGGGAAATAATTGGCATTTAAAGAATGGTTACCATAAGGTACTTTTATGTGTTCGTATTTAACGCCTAACGTATTTAAACCTTTATAAAATGCATCTGTACTCTTTTTGTAAACGGATTCCCTTTGGGGGTCGGCTGGATCCATAAAAAACTCTGCAGTCCTTAGATAATTATGAGCCCTTAATAGTGCATTTCCTCTACTCTTTGGATCTGTATATTGTTCTGCTTTTTGTAAAACGGCATTACCTGTGCGTTTCCAAGCAAGATACCAACTATCCGTATCACCTTCCTTGATATGTTTAATCGTTTCTAAAATTTCACCTGATTCAGCACCATCAGCTCTAACATCATTGATCGCTCTAAGAGTTTGAAAATGGAAGGCTTGATTATCAAAAAATCTTCCTTTTTGAACACTGGAACAGTCACATAAAATTGCCATACAAATATAGATTGGAAATAAATTTACTGATAACCTAATTATGTTGGATGTTATTAATTTTATAAAATTGAGTTTTTCTATCAGCATGTTTCATTTCTCCAAAAATGCGAACTTTGTTCATGTTTTTGGTTCGGTTTAATTAATGTAAACAAAAAAATAATTATTTTGTTTTAATCAGAAGATTTAAGTAACCTGTAAAAATTAGGTGAGAGAGGCCGAAATTATGCCAAAGGCAGTCAAATCATCCTCTAAAATTCGGAACCCTGTTCAAAACCGTTCCATTGAGCGCAAAGAAAGATTGATCGAAGCTGCGTATCAATTGGTAAAACTAAAAGGATATTCGGAAACAGGCATTAGAGACATCGTTGATGCTGCAAATGTATCTATTGGAACATTTTATGCGTATTACAAAGATAAATATGATATAGCATTTGAAATTCTAAAAAAATACGGAGAGGAGACTTACGGTCAATTAGCCGAAGGAGTTATTTCATTCCTTCCGAATGATGCAAAACTATCTGAAATTGTTTATCGAATGCTCCTCCAATTGAAAAAATCTGCTACGAAAAATCAAAAATTACACAAAGAGTTTTTCCTTTTATCATTAACAGATAAAAAGTTTGGCGAAGTTGTTCGAGAAAATGAGCATATCCGCATTCAGATTGAATTTCAAAAATTGATAACTTACTTTAAAGAAGGAAAAAAAATTAAAAATGATCCAATTTCTTTAATACTTGTGCAACGGGTTATTGATGATATTACCACCTATGCAACATTTTCTAACTTAGGTGATAAAGAAGAAAAACTGATCGCAGAAACGTCAATCATGGTAGCAAACTATTTATATAAGGAAAAGTAATGATTTTTGGAACGAAAACGTTGTATAGGTGTTTTGCTATTTATAACTTACCATGTTTGCCGTTAAAATTTGCCAACAAACATAGGTAAGTTACGAATACCCTTTGATTAAGATTTCATAAATGGAGATTCTTTTAACCAGAATACCATCACAAAATTCACTAGGGAAAGAATGAGAAGGATGTATAAGAAGGAGATCATCCCAAAAAAATTAAGACCTAGGATAAATAAAATTCCTGAGACCTGTCCGACAAGGAGGAGTAAACCTTGAGAGGTAGATTCTGGAGCTGGGGAAGTAATCTCCGCACAGTATTGAAATCCAATCGGTGCCCCAATTCCCAGTAGAAAAAATCCAATCACAATAGAACCGATGAGTAGGAAAATAAAACCTTGGAACAATACAAATAAACTAAGGCCGACTAAAAATCCAGCCATCGCAATGATGAGGAATAGTTTTCGTTTTTGTAATTTGTCAGAGATAGGAGGGATGATGATTCCACCGATGATCCCTGCAATCAACATCACTCCACCAACAAGACCTGATTCGTCGATATTCAGTCCTTTGATTTCACAGATTTGAT contains:
- a CDS encoding DUF7000 family protein, which gives rise to MKKDFNDYVNSYKEQLQLGDIQEAYAGLVKYVTKLGTNLSKNLSKTYSFGSLFQGYMDYTYFYYANKFLKDRKLKMGFVLNHPKMQFEVWLLGQTIPIQERYWEYFKNTKWNKNRTTKPQYSILETILIEKPNFNDLEKLSAQIEKSIVQVTAEIIQDIKVSKLK
- a CDS encoding alpha/beta hydrolase; protein product: MLIEKLNFIKLITSNIIRLSVNLFPIYICMAILCDCSSVQKGRFFDNQAFHFQTLRAINDVRADGAESGEILETIKHIKEGDTDSWYLAWKRTGNAVLQKAEQYTDPKSRGNALLRAHNYLRTAEFFMDPADPQRESVYKKSTDAFYKGLNTLGVKYEHIKVPYGNHSLNANYFPGPAGSENKPLIVFVGGFDSVLEELYFFIAHNAYERGYSVLTYEGPGQGEVIRKQNLPFTHEWEKPTKAVMDTFLKNHKKHDKIVLVGMSFGGYLGPRAAAFDERFDGLVAYDVGYDFGAVAENATPGIAIWLQKHEFYKTVEFLASVKARFSSTFSWGMKNARWTFNTQDSNETLNAFRKFTLEGVADKIKQDVLILAGAKDHFIPLNQVETFQKNLKNARSVKTIIYDEEFGGAEHCQLGASTLWQADFFEWIKRFESNNSNLNK
- a CDS encoding HAD family hydrolase, with amino-acid sequence MIKAILFDYDDTLVQTRRTRHQTIYKLSDELFKTRITEKEIDEAWGLPAEEFLLKLFGRFSSDLHYLWEVYLEFSKKDLNIPHPQAFDFINKYQNSFKFGIVTSSSGKVVLRELDELQINKSLFFQIQTSDQTNVHKPNPKVFEPIFGLLKNEKITKDEIIYIGDSPVDYESANKFGFHFLGIAHDNRHVDYFQSGEIPFVKSFLELESYLMNKEGFI
- a CDS encoding TetR/AcrR family transcriptional regulator — protein: MIEAAYQLVKLKGYSETGIRDIVDAANVSIGTFYAYYKDKYDIAFEILKKYGEETYGQLAEGVISFLPNDAKLSEIVYRMLLQLKKSATKNQKLHKEFFLLSLTDKKFGEVVRENEHIRIQIEFQKLITYFKEGKKIKNDPISLILVQRVIDDITTYATFSNLGDKEEKLIAETSIMVANYLYKEK